Within bacterium, the genomic segment GGGATCCGCAAGGTCTACGACACCGGCAAGGTGAAGGTCGAGGCGCTGCGCGGCGTGGACTTTTCGGTGCGGCCCGGGGAGTTCGTGGCGGTCGTCGGGCCGTCCGGCTCGGGGAAGTCCACGCTGATGAACCTGATCGGCTGCCTCGACACGCCGACCGACGGGACGTACCACCTGCGGGGCGAGGCGGTCGCCGGGATGGGGCCGAACGAGCTCGCCGCGGTGCGGAACCGGCGGATCGGCTTCATCTTCCAGAACTTCAACCTGCTGCCGCACCTGACCGCGGCGGAGAACGTCGAGATGCCGATGCTCTTCGGCGGCGTGGGGCGCGCCGAGCGGCGCCGGCGGATCGTCGATCTGCTGGAGCGGGTCGGGCTCGGGGAGCGGATGGAGCACAAGCCGACCGAGC encodes:
- a CDS encoding ABC transporter ATP-binding protein, whose amino-acid sequence is MGARNEAAETDGAVIRMEGIRKVYDTGKVKVEALRGVDFSVRPGEFVAVVGPSGSGKSTLMNLIGCLDTPTDGTYHLRGEAVAGMGPNELAAVRNRRIGFIFQNFNLLPHLTAAENVEMPMLFGGVGRAERRRRIVDLLERVGLGERMEHKPTELSGGQMQRVAIARAMAMEPDILLADEPTGNLDTSSGGDVMSLFQDLWKQGR